One Cuculus canorus isolate bCucCan1 chromosome 1, bCucCan1.pri, whole genome shotgun sequence DNA segment encodes these proteins:
- the NUDT5 gene encoding ADP-sugar pyrophosphatase: protein MAAETSTDVPKPARQSVLKEEVIVERKWLKLEETTYTDPFGKTRTWETVKRTGNKKGVSADGVAVIAVLQRTLHYDCIVLVKQFRPPINGYCLEFPAGLIEENETAESAALRELEEETGYKGEVIECTPALCLDPGLSNSTTHIVSVTINGDEAANTRPKQKLDDGEFVEVISVPKDDLLQRINDLIAEEHIAVDARVYTYALALKRAAEKPVQVPFMKL from the exons ATGGCAGCTGAGACATCCACAGACGTTCCAAAACCTGCTAGACAATCCGTCCTTAAAGAAGAG GTAAttgtagaaagaaaatggtTGAAGCTTGAAGAAACAACTTACACTGATCCCTTTGGTAAAACCAG AACTTGGGAAACTGTAAAGCGTACTGGCAACAAAAAGGGTGTTTCAGCTGATG GTGTGGCGGTGATAGCAGTACTACAGAGAACTCTCCACTATGACTGCATTGTCCTAGTGAAACAGTTCAGGCCCCCAATTAACGGCTATTGCTTGGAATTTCCAGCAG GCCTCATTGAGGAAAATGAGACTGCAGAAAGTGCTGCATTGCgagagctggaggaagaaactGGGTACAAGGGCGAAGTCATTGAATGTACTCCag CACTCTGCTTGGACCCAGGTTTGTCCAACAGCACAACACACATTGTGAGCGTCACCATTAACGGAGATGAGGCTGCGAATACAAGACCTAAGCAAAAACTTG atgatGGAG AATTTGTGGAAGTTATTTCAGTTCCAAAGGACGACCTACTGCAGAGAATCAACG atcTCATTGCAGAAGAACATATTGCAGTGGATGCCAGGGTTTACACTTACGCACTGGCCCTGAAGCGTGCAGCAGAAAAACCAGTCCAGGTTCCTTTTATGAAGTTGTAA
- the SEC61A2 gene encoding protein transport protein Sec61 subunit alpha isoform X3 — translation MVHGGEIQFREKVLWTAITLFIFLVCCQIPLFGIMSSDSADPFYWMRVILASNRGTLMELGISPIVTSGLIMQLLAGAKIIEVGDTPKDRALFNGAQKLFGMIITIGQAIVYVMTGMYGDPAEMGAGICLLIIIQLFVAGLIVLLLDELLQKGYGLGSGISLFIATNICETIVWKAFSPTTINTGRGTEFEGAVIALFHLLATRTDKVRALREAFYRQNLPNLMNLIATVFVFAVVIYFQGFRVDLPIKSARYRGQYSSYPIKLFYTSNIPIILQSALVSNLYVISQMLSVRFSGNFLVNLLGQWADVSGGGPARSYPVGGLCYYLSPPESMGAIFEDPVHVIVYIIFMLGSCAFFSKTWIEVSGSSAKDVAKQLKEQQMVMRGHRDTSMVHELNRYIPTAAAFGGLCIGALSVLADFLGAIGSGTGILLAVTIIYQYFEIFVKEQAEVGGVGALFF, via the exons ATACCTTTGTTTGGAATCATGTCCTCAGATTCTGCAGATCCGTTCTATTGGATGCGAGTCATTCTTGCGTCAAACAGAG GTACTTTGATGGAATTAGGTATCTCGCCCATTGTGACATCTGGTTTGATCATGCAGCTGCTAGCTGGAGCGAAGATCATTGAAGTTGGTGACACTCCAAAAGACAGAGCCTTGTTCAATGGAGCTCAGAAAT TATTTGGGATGATTATTACCATTGGGCAAGCCATTGTGTATGTTATGACCGGAATGTATGGAGATCCTGCTGAAATGGGTGCTGGAATTTGTCTTCTCATTATAATTCAG CTGTTTGTTGCTGGATTGATTGTGTTGCTGTTAGATGAGTTGCTACAGAAAGGTTACGGCCTGGGGTCTGGTATTTCCCTGTTTATTGCTACCAATATCTGTGAAACCATCGTCTGGAAGGCTTTCAGTCCCACTACCATCAACACTGGCAGAG GAACAGAGTTTGAGGGTGCTGTGATTGCATTGTTTCATCTTCTGGCTACACGAACTGACAAAGTCCGGGCTTTGCGGGAAGCTTTTTACCGACAGAATTTGCCCAATCTCATGAATCTGATTGCTACCGTGTTTGTATTTGCTGTAGTCATATATTTTCAG GGATTTCGTGTTGATTTACCTATCAAGTCTGCTCGATACCGTGGACAGTACAGTAGTTATCCCATCAAGCTCTTTTATACCTCCAACATTCCCATCATCCTGCAGTCTGCCTTAGTTTCCAACCTCTATGTCATTTCCCAGATGTTGTCTGTTCGATTTAGTGGCAACTTTTTGGTGAACTTATTAGGACAGTGGGCA GATGTCAGTGGTGGTGGCCCTGCTCGCTCTTATCCTGTCGGTGGCCTGTGCTACTACTTATCCCCTCCAGAATCCATGGGTGCAATATTTGAGGATCCCGTCCATGTCATAgtttatataatatttatgtTGGGATCCTGTGCGTTCTTCTCAAAGACTTGGATTGAGGTGTCTGGCTCCTCAGCGAAAGAC GTTGCCAAGCAACTCAAAGAACAGCAAATGGTGATGAGAGGCCACAGGGATACTTCAATGGTTCACGAGCTCAACAG GTACATCCCTACGGCAGCTGCATTCGGTGGCTTGTGCATTGGTGCCCTTTCGGTTTTGGCTGACTTTCTGGGAGCCATTGGGTCCGGCACTGGCATCCTGCTTGCGGTCACTATTATTtatcagtattttgaaatatttgtaaaagaaCAGGCTGAAGTCGGAGGAGTAGGTGCATTATTTTTCTAG
- the SEC61A2 gene encoding protein transport protein Sec61 subunit alpha isoform X1, translating to MGIKFLEVIKPFCAVLPEIQKPERKIQFREKVLWTAITLFIFLVCCQIPLFGIMSSDSADPFYWMRVILASNRGTLMELGISPIVTSGLIMQLLAGAKIIEVGDTPKDRALFNGAQKLFGMIITIGQAIVYVMTGMYGDPAEMGAGICLLIIIQLFVAGLIVLLLDELLQKGYGLGSGISLFIATNICETIVWKAFSPTTINTGRGTEFEGAVIALFHLLATRTDKVRALREAFYRQNLPNLMNLIATVFVFAVVIYFQGFRVDLPIKSARYRGQYSSYPIKLFYTSNIPIILQSALVSNLYVISQMLSVRFSGNFLVNLLGQWADVSGGGPARSYPVGGLCYYLSPPESMGAIFEDPVHVIVYIIFMLGSCAFFSKTWIEVSGSSAKDVAKQLKEQQMVMRGHRDTSMVHELNRYIPTAAAFGGLCIGALSVLADFLGAIGSGTGILLAVTIIYQYFEIFVKEQAEVGGVGALFF from the exons ATACCTTTGTTTGGAATCATGTCCTCAGATTCTGCAGATCCGTTCTATTGGATGCGAGTCATTCTTGCGTCAAACAGAG GTACTTTGATGGAATTAGGTATCTCGCCCATTGTGACATCTGGTTTGATCATGCAGCTGCTAGCTGGAGCGAAGATCATTGAAGTTGGTGACACTCCAAAAGACAGAGCCTTGTTCAATGGAGCTCAGAAAT TATTTGGGATGATTATTACCATTGGGCAAGCCATTGTGTATGTTATGACCGGAATGTATGGAGATCCTGCTGAAATGGGTGCTGGAATTTGTCTTCTCATTATAATTCAG CTGTTTGTTGCTGGATTGATTGTGTTGCTGTTAGATGAGTTGCTACAGAAAGGTTACGGCCTGGGGTCTGGTATTTCCCTGTTTATTGCTACCAATATCTGTGAAACCATCGTCTGGAAGGCTTTCAGTCCCACTACCATCAACACTGGCAGAG GAACAGAGTTTGAGGGTGCTGTGATTGCATTGTTTCATCTTCTGGCTACACGAACTGACAAAGTCCGGGCTTTGCGGGAAGCTTTTTACCGACAGAATTTGCCCAATCTCATGAATCTGATTGCTACCGTGTTTGTATTTGCTGTAGTCATATATTTTCAG GGATTTCGTGTTGATTTACCTATCAAGTCTGCTCGATACCGTGGACAGTACAGTAGTTATCCCATCAAGCTCTTTTATACCTCCAACATTCCCATCATCCTGCAGTCTGCCTTAGTTTCCAACCTCTATGTCATTTCCCAGATGTTGTCTGTTCGATTTAGTGGCAACTTTTTGGTGAACTTATTAGGACAGTGGGCA GATGTCAGTGGTGGTGGCCCTGCTCGCTCTTATCCTGTCGGTGGCCTGTGCTACTACTTATCCCCTCCAGAATCCATGGGTGCAATATTTGAGGATCCCGTCCATGTCATAgtttatataatatttatgtTGGGATCCTGTGCGTTCTTCTCAAAGACTTGGATTGAGGTGTCTGGCTCCTCAGCGAAAGAC GTTGCCAAGCAACTCAAAGAACAGCAAATGGTGATGAGAGGCCACAGGGATACTTCAATGGTTCACGAGCTCAACAG GTACATCCCTACGGCAGCTGCATTCGGTGGCTTGTGCATTGGTGCCCTTTCGGTTTTGGCTGACTTTCTGGGAGCCATTGGGTCCGGCACTGGCATCCTGCTTGCGGTCACTATTATTtatcagtattttgaaatatttgtaaaagaaCAGGCTGAAGTCGGAGGAGTAGGTGCATTATTTTTCTAG
- the SEC61A2 gene encoding protein transport protein Sec61 subunit alpha isoform X2, whose amino-acid sequence MSSDSADPFYWMRVILASNRGTLMELGISPIVTSGLIMQLLAGAKIIEVGDTPKDRALFNGAQKLFGMIITIGQAIVYVMTGMYGDPAEMGAGICLLIIIQLFVAGLIVLLLDELLQKGYGLGSGISLFIATNICETIVWKAFSPTTINTGRGTEFEGAVIALFHLLATRTDKVRALREAFYRQNLPNLMNLIATVFVFAVVIYFQGFRVDLPIKSARYRGQYSSYPIKLFYTSNIPIILQSALVSNLYVISQMLSVRFSGNFLVNLLGQWADVSGGGPARSYPVGGLCYYLSPPESMGAIFEDPVHVIVYIIFMLGSCAFFSKTWIEVSGSSAKDVAKQLKEQQMVMRGHRDTSMVHELNRYIPTAAAFGGLCIGALSVLADFLGAIGSGTGILLAVTIIYQYFEIFVKEQAEVGGVGALFF is encoded by the exons ATGTCCTCAGATTCTGCAGATCCGTTCTATTGGATGCGAGTCATTCTTGCGTCAAACAGAG GTACTTTGATGGAATTAGGTATCTCGCCCATTGTGACATCTGGTTTGATCATGCAGCTGCTAGCTGGAGCGAAGATCATTGAAGTTGGTGACACTCCAAAAGACAGAGCCTTGTTCAATGGAGCTCAGAAAT TATTTGGGATGATTATTACCATTGGGCAAGCCATTGTGTATGTTATGACCGGAATGTATGGAGATCCTGCTGAAATGGGTGCTGGAATTTGTCTTCTCATTATAATTCAG CTGTTTGTTGCTGGATTGATTGTGTTGCTGTTAGATGAGTTGCTACAGAAAGGTTACGGCCTGGGGTCTGGTATTTCCCTGTTTATTGCTACCAATATCTGTGAAACCATCGTCTGGAAGGCTTTCAGTCCCACTACCATCAACACTGGCAGAG GAACAGAGTTTGAGGGTGCTGTGATTGCATTGTTTCATCTTCTGGCTACACGAACTGACAAAGTCCGGGCTTTGCGGGAAGCTTTTTACCGACAGAATTTGCCCAATCTCATGAATCTGATTGCTACCGTGTTTGTATTTGCTGTAGTCATATATTTTCAG GGATTTCGTGTTGATTTACCTATCAAGTCTGCTCGATACCGTGGACAGTACAGTAGTTATCCCATCAAGCTCTTTTATACCTCCAACATTCCCATCATCCTGCAGTCTGCCTTAGTTTCCAACCTCTATGTCATTTCCCAGATGTTGTCTGTTCGATTTAGTGGCAACTTTTTGGTGAACTTATTAGGACAGTGGGCA GATGTCAGTGGTGGTGGCCCTGCTCGCTCTTATCCTGTCGGTGGCCTGTGCTACTACTTATCCCCTCCAGAATCCATGGGTGCAATATTTGAGGATCCCGTCCATGTCATAgtttatataatatttatgtTGGGATCCTGTGCGTTCTTCTCAAAGACTTGGATTGAGGTGTCTGGCTCCTCAGCGAAAGAC GTTGCCAAGCAACTCAAAGAACAGCAAATGGTGATGAGAGGCCACAGGGATACTTCAATGGTTCACGAGCTCAACAG GTACATCCCTACGGCAGCTGCATTCGGTGGCTTGTGCATTGGTGCCCTTTCGGTTTTGGCTGACTTTCTGGGAGCCATTGGGTCCGGCACTGGCATCCTGCTTGCGGTCACTATTATTtatcagtattttgaaatatttgtaaaagaaCAGGCTGAAGTCGGAGGAGTAGGTGCATTATTTTTCTAG